A window of Candidatus Hydrogenedentota bacterium genomic DNA:
ACCCAGCAGCGGAGCAGGTCGCGTTCGCCGGGGCCTTGATACGCGCCTTGTTCCATGACGCCTTGGGCGTTGTTGGCGACGAAGAAGCGGATGTTGTTTGCGATCGCATCGATATTGGGCATGGGCGCGGGGTAATGGCTGAAGTTGACGCAGTAGTCCCAGATGTGGATGCGATTGTGGATTGCGCCCCAGCCGGTCATGGCCTTGTTAAACGCCTCGATATCCTGGGCGGGCGTGAAGGGATGCGACCACATGCAGTTGTCGGTGCAGAGGCGGATTGAAACGTTGGCGCGCGGGCGAACCGTCTTGGGCGGCGTAACCGTTTCCAAGTAGGCGAGCGTCGATACGACGACGTCGGGAAATTCCTGTTCGACGGCTTCTGCGACCTTGTTCACGAGGAAGAGCAGGGCGCCGGCATTCGTTCCTTCGGCATCGTCGATAGCTTTGCAGTTGGGGCAGAGGCAGGTGCCGCCGCCGTCGTTCTTGGAGACGCTGATGACTTCACAGTTGGGATGTTCGCGCAGGATGCGAAGTGTGCTTTCGGTGGCGATCGTAATGACTTCGGGATTCGTCGTGCAGAGTTGTTGCCTGGAGCGGTTGCCGTTGGAATCGAGCATGTAGTAGTCGGGGTGCGCGTCAAAGTATTGCTCGGGCGGCACAAGCGTGTTGAAGGTGTGTACGAAGAGCGCGTAGTCGACGTGTCCGCCCCATTCTTCGCGAACGGCGGCGCTGGGGGCGTTGGTGCGGTTATGCAGGGACCAGGTGCCGTTGAAGGCGGCTTCGTAGAAGGGATCGCGAATGGTCAGCTTGGGGACAAAGCTGCGCGGCACGGGACGAACCGTGAGTGTGGGCGTTTGGGGAATCGTGCTGGTTTCGCCGGCATACCAGCGGCAGCCGAGGTCCTCTTCGAGCAACGCGTAGACGGCGTAGATGGGGCCGCGCTTCTTCCCGCCGAAGAGGTAGAGTGTGCCGTTCTTCACGCCGATGACGTAGCCTTCATCGCGGAGGTCGCGCACGGTGAGCACGCCCGCATCGATGGATTTGCTGGCCTCCTCCAGTCGCTTGGTCATGCCGATGCTGATGACGTTGTTGCCGGTGGCCTGTGCCTCGGGGAGAATCGAGAAGTCCGCTCCGGTCATCTCGCGCAACCACTGCGCAAGATCTTGCGCGGCTTTGAGGTCTTGCGAGGTGGGCGCGTCGGGAATCGCGATGACGTAGGCTGCGGCCCCGTTGCGGGCGAGGGTTAGCTCGGGTCCTTTCCAGCCCATCGGCGCAAGTGCGTTGCGCCATGTTGTCCAAGGTTCGGCGAATGCGGTGAGTGCGACTAACGCTGTGAACCCTGCGATACAGATCAGTCCTGGAATCCCCCGTGTACCGTGCATGCTGAATGTCCTTCTATTGATTGCGAAGAAGAGCACGTGCTGCTCTGAATACGGCCTCTCGTTTCATTTCGGCATCACGTACAGTCTGGATCGTAGCGAAAGTGGGGGGCACTTTGCGAAGTCCTGCGAGGTTGGCGGCGGGTCCAGGGCGCGTTAAGATACGGAAGTATATTGGAAATGGCGGTGCAAGGTATTGGCATCTCTACCCTATTCGAGACTCTGTTCAAACAGAGAAACGCGCCCTTTCCATATAAAATCGGATAAGAATCCCGAAAGGGCGCGGGGGGGAAGCGAAAGTCAATCAACGAAAAGAGGCGGTCCGACGACTTCCATGCCGTGTGCCGAGAAGAGTTGTTGTGCGGCTTCGGGCGACGGCGGTGACGCGAGTTTTGTGGCTTCATGCATGAAGGCCTCGAACGTTCCCGCTGGATTGAGCGCGATCAAGAGAGTCCCCGGTGTATCTCCTGCGTTGGCCCACACGTGAGCGATTTTGCGCGGAGCCAGCAGTGAGTCGCCGGGACCCATGCGGTACTTTTCGTCGCCCACCTCAAAAGCGAATTCGCCTTTGACAATGTAGAACCATTCATCTTGATGGTGGTGGTAATGGCGCGGCGGACCACCTTTGGGCATTTCGGCGTGCTCAAAAATGTAGACGGCTCCGTCAGTATCTTTCGACGAGACCTTTGTCGCAAGGGGAAAAACGCCGAAAACCATTTGCGTGTTTTCGTCAAAACGGTCTTTTCCGGCAGGTACAGCTACAGCCTTGGAATT
This region includes:
- a CDS encoding DUF4838 domain-containing protein translates to MHGTRGIPGLICIAGFTALVALTAFAEPWTTWRNALAPMGWKGPELTLARNGAAAYVIAIPDAPTSQDLKAAQDLAQWLREMTGADFSILPEAQATGNNVISIGMTKRLEEASKSIDAGVLTVRDLRDEGYVIGVKNGTLYLFGGKKRGPIYAVYALLEEDLGCRWYAGETSTIPQTPTLTVRPVPRSFVPKLTIRDPFYEAAFNGTWSLHNRTNAPSAAVREEWGGHVDYALFVHTFNTLVPPEQYFDAHPDYYMLDSNGNRSRQQLCTTNPEVITIATESTLRILREHPNCEVISVSKNDGGGTCLCPNCKAIDDAEGTNAGALLFLVNKVAEAVEQEFPDVVVSTLAYLETVTPPKTVRPRANVSIRLCTDNCMWSHPFTPAQDIEAFNKAMTGWGAIHNRIHIWDYCVNFSHYPAPMPNIDAIANNIRFFVANNAQGVMEQGAYQGPGERDLLRCWVFAKLMWDPTRNVDDLTQDFIWGYFGKAAPAIAEYNSLLEATAREHADSLKAPKDGIRYPMDSEFLTKDFIDKANQLYDQAESLAENDTIRERVERDRLPIMYVQLCRGKEFTGDTYPQILARFETIARRIGLTCIREGSPDLDEKLKAWKEANP
- a CDS encoding cupin domain-containing protein; amino-acid sequence: MNSKAVAVPAGKDRFDENTQMVFGVFPLATKVSSKDTDGAVYIFEHAEMPKGGPPRHYHHHQDEWFYIVKGEFAFEVGDEKYRMGPGDSLLAPRKIAHVWANAGDTPGTLLIALNPAGTFEAFMHEATKLASPPSPEAAQQLFSAHGMEVVGPPLFVD